A region of the Caballeronia sp. TF1N1 genome:
TTTTTCCGGTCGCGCAATTGCCTGCTTTTGCGCAGCATGTGACGCAGGCGCTGCCGCTTTATCACGCGGTCGAGTTGATCCGCGCCGCCATGCTCGGCCGGCCCGTGCACGGACTCGCGTTGCATCTCGCGGTACTCGCGGCGTATTCGGTCGTGCCGTTCTCCCTGTGCGCGTGGCTGTTTCGCCGCCGCATGATGAAATAAAGGGCGATGAATCATCGCCCTTTATTCCGACAAACGACCACGGATTTACTTCACGCCGAACTCTTTGTGGCCGCCGAAGCCGAAGCGCATTGCCGATAGCATGCGCTCGGGGAAGGCTTCGGCATCGCGCGACCGGAAGCGCGTATAAAGCGCCGCTGACAACACTTGCGCCGGCACCGCTTCCTCGATGGCCGCTTCGATCGTCCAGCGCCCTTCGCCGCTATCGGCCACTTCGGTCGAGTAGCGTTCGAGCGAACCATCGCCCGCAAGCGCGCCCGCGGTCAGATCGAGCAGCCACGACGACACCACGCTGCCACGCCGCCAGACTTCCGCGACATCGGCCAGATCGAGCGTGTAGCGCTCGTTTTCCGGCAACTCGGTCGATTCCTTGTGCTTCAAAATATGGAAGCCCTCGGCATACGCCTGCATCAATCCGTACTCGATGCCGTTGTGCACCATCTTCACGAAATGTCCCGAACCAACCGGTCCGCAATGCATGTAGCCGTTCTCGACACGCGCATCGCGTCCGTCGCGGCCGGGCGTCAAGGGAATGTCGCCGCGTCCCGGCGCAAGCGTCGCGAGAATCGGATCGATACGGTTCACCACCGCGTCATCGCCGCCGATCATCATGCAGTAGCCGCGCTCCAAGCCCCAGATGCCGCCTGACGTGCCGACATCGACGTAATGCAGGCCCTGCGCTTTTAGCTCGGCGGCGCGGCGGATATCGTCCTTGTAGAAGCTGTTGCCGCCGTCGATGATCACGTCGTCCGGGCTCAGAATCTGCCGGAGATCGTTAAGCGTGTCCTCCGTGATCTTGCCGGCGGGCAGCATGAGCCAGACGACGCGCGGCGTGGCAAGTTTTGCGACCAGATCGCCGAGATCCTTCGCGCCGGTCGCGCCTTCGCTCGCGAGTGCGTCGGTTGCTTGCGGACTGTGGTCGTAGACGACGCATTGATGCCCGTCGCGCATCAGGCGGCGTCCGATGTTGCCGCCCATGCGCCCCAGTCCCACGATGCCAATCTGCATGTCCGTTACTCCTTGCCGTTGTGTTTGACGCGTTCGATCTGCTTTTTCGCTTCTTCGTAGACGCGTTCCGGCGTGAAGCCGAATTTGGCCTGAAGCGCCTTCAACGGTGCGGACGCACCGAACGTATGCATGGCGAGCACGGTGCCGAGCCGGCCGACGTAGCGGTCCCAGCCGAGCGTGCCGGCCTGTTCGACCGCAACGCGAGCATTCACCGCATTCGGCAACACCGATTCCTTGTAGGCTTCGTCCTGTTTCTCGAAGAGGTCCCACGAAGGCATCGATACGACGCGCGCCGCGATGCCTTCGGCCTTCAGCTTCTCGTAGACGCCCACGCACAGCGCGACTTCGCTGCCGGTGGCAAGCAACAGCACTTCGGGCGTCTTGCCGCCTTCGGTGTCGGCAAGCACGTAAGCGCCGCGCCGCACGCCTTCAGCCGACGCGTATTTCTTGCGATCGAAGGTCGGCAGCGGTTGACGCGTCAGCACGATGCACGACGGCTCCTTGTGATACGACAGCGCGACGCGCCATGCTTCGCCGACTTCGTTGGCATCGGCGGGACGCAGCGTGGTGAGGCCCGGCACGCCGCGCAACGAAGCGAGTTGCTCGATCGGCTGGTGCGTCGGTCCGTCCTCGCCCACGCCGATGGAATCGTGCGTGAACACGTAGACCACCGGCAGTTCCATGATCGCGGAGAGGCGGATCGGCGGCTTCATGTAGTCGCTGAAAATCAGGAACGTCGACGCATACGGCCGCATGTTGGACAGCGCGAGTCCATTGGCAACCGAGCCCATGCCGTGCTCGCGAATGCCGAAGTGCAGATTGCGGCCGTCGTAGCTCGTTGCCTCGAAACTGCCCGCGCCGTCGAACTTCAGATTCGTTTTCGTCGATGGCGACAAGTCCGCCGCGCCGCCGATCAGCCAGGGAATGGACTGCGCGATGGCGTTCAGCACCTTGCCCGACGACTCGCGCGTGGCGATTCCCTTTTCGTCCGGCTCGAAGGTCGGAATGCTCTTTTCCCAGCCTTCCGGCAGCTTCGCTTCGAGCATCAGCGTGAGTTGCTTCGCGAGGTCCGGATAGTCCTTGCCGTAGGAATCGAACTGCTTCTTCCAGGCTTCGTGCGCCGCCTTGCCACGCGCACCCATGCCATCGGCGAAATGTTGCACTACGCCGTCGGGCACGAGGAACTGCGCGTCTTCCGGCCAGCCGTACGCGCGCTTCGCAGCCTTGATCTCATCGGCGCCGAGCGGTTCGCCGTGCGCGGCCGCCGTGTCCTGCTTGTTCGGCGCGCCCCAGCCGATGATGCTCTTCACCACGATCAGGGTCGGCTTGTCGGTGGTCGCCTTCGCCTTGTTGATGGCCGCTTCGAGCGCGGCGGCGTCGTTGGCGTCGTCGACGTGCAGCGTGTTCCAGTTGTAGCCGTGAAAGCGCGCTTCGACGTCGTCGCTATACGCAAGGTCGGTGTGTCCTTCGATCGTGATGCGGTTGCTGTCGTAGATCCAGATGAGATTCGACAGCTTTAGGTGCCCCGCGATCGATGCCGCTTCGTGCGAGATTCCTTCCATCATGTCGCCGTCGCCGCAAAGCGCGTAGACACGGTAATCGAAGAGCGGCGAATCGCTTTTGTTGAAGTGCGCTTCTTTCCAGCGCGCGGCCATCGCCATGCCGACGCTGTTGCCGAGACCCTGACCGAGCGGACCTGTCGTGGTTTCGACACCGGTCGTCATGCGGTATTCCGGGTGGCCCGGCGTCTTGCTGTCGAGCTGACGAAAATTCTTGATATCGTCGATCGAGATGGCCGGCTTGCCGGTTGGCTTGCCGAACTCGTCGACTTCCTTCACGCCGGACAGATGCAGCAGCGAATAGAGCAGCATCGACGCGTGCCCGACCGACAGCACGAAGCGGTCGCGATTCGGCCAGAGCGGCGCGTCGGGATCGTAGCGAAGATGGTTTTGCCACAGATGGAACGCGACTGGCGCGAGCGCCATCGGCGTGCCGGGGTGACCCGAATTGGCTTTTTGCACGGCGTCCATCGACAGCGTGCGGATGGTATTGATCGTGAGCGTGTCAAGATCGGCGGAAGACTTCGGCGTTGCTTGAGACATGAGCGACGACTCCTTTGCTAAGGGCGCGCTGTGGCTGAGGGCGCCGCAGCGGGCAACCAGGACCATCGAGCAAGTGTAGTGCCTTACAGCCGGCACTGCATCGCAAGTGACACGTGGGGCGCGCCGTCGCCCTTATCTGGCGGTGATTCCGGGGCGCGGACAAGCGGCGGCGTTACGGCAGGATACGGACGCAATGCATCCTTGAAGCTTTGCAAAAGTAAGGCAAGGGCTAAGTAAGCGAAGCGCGCATCGCCGATATTGCGTGCGCGCGAACGGTCAATCGTGACACATCCGCGCGCAGGCCATCAGGTTTCGCGCCAAGGCCTTGTTCGCAAACGGTTTAAGGCGCGGCAAAGGCGTGACTGGAAGGACGATTCAAGGCGCCGGGTTCGGCTGACGTTCATGAAGCGCTTCGATCTCGGCGATGATTTCCTCGGAAAGTTCGACGTTCACGCTGTCGATGTTTTCCTTCAGCTGTGCCATCGACGTCGCACCGATAAGCGTGCTCGTCGTGAACGGACGGCTGTTGACGAACGCTAGCGACAACTGCGCGGGCGTCAAACCGTGGCGCTTCGCCAGTTCGACATAGGAAGTGATGGCAGCGATTGCCTGCGGCTTGCTGTAGCGCTGAAAGCGCTCGAATAGCGTGATGCGCGCGCCGGCCGGGCGCGCACCGCCTTCGTATTTGCCCGAGAGCCAGCCGAAGGCCATCGGCGAATAAGCAAGCAGGCCCACGCCTTCCTTGTGCGTGAATTCGGAGAGCCCGAGTTCGTACACGCGGTTCACGAGACTGTACGGATTCTGAATGCTGACGACGCGCGGCAAGCCCGCCTTTTCCGACGCGCGCAAGAATTGCGCGACGCCCCACGGCGTTTCGTTGGACAGCCCGATATGACGAATCTTGCCGGCCTTGACGAGTTCGCCGAGCGCGGCGAGCGTTTCCTCGATCGGCACCGTGTATTCATCGTCGATATACGGATAGTTCGGGCGGCCGAAGGTCATCGTGCTGCGGTCGGGCCAATGCAGCTGATACAAATCGATGTAATCCGTTTGCAGGCCCGCGAGGCTGCTGTCGACGGCTTCGACGATATTCTTGCGGTCGAACTGGTTGCCCGCGCCGCGGATGTGCCGCGGATTGTGCGGCTGGCGCGCGGGCCCGGCGATCTTGGTGGCAAGCACGATATCGGCGCGCTTGCCGCCGTTCCTCGCGAGCCACGTACCGATGTACTCCTCAGTGCGGCCTTGCGTTTCAGGGCGCGGCGGGACCGGATACATTTCGGCGGCATCGATCAGATTCACGCCTTGAGCGAGCGCGTAGTCGATCTGTTCATGCGCCTCGCTCTCGGTGTTCTGCTCGCCCCAGGTCATGGTGCCAAGCCCGATCAGACTCACGTCGACACCCGAATCTCCCAGCTTCCGATACTTCATTGCGTTCCCTCTTGTTGCCATTGTGTTGGCGTTGCGTTGGCGTCCTGTCGGCCTTTCGTCGGCGATGCAGTCGAACGGCGGGCCGCAACCGCAAAAATTACCATAGCCGTGCGAGATCTGCTGTCGTGGCTAAAATAGCGGGCCGCGTCACGGCTTTGCAGCGCATCCGAACCTACCCATTTTGCACAAGGAAGTCTCAGCCGATGCTCTCTCCCGCTGCTCAAACTGACAACGAACGCGCGCAGCGAGGCTCATCGCTCATCATCACGCTGGTCGCGGCCACGTTTTTCATGGAGAACCTCGACGGCACGATCATCGCGACCGCGCTGCCGCAGATGGCGCATTCGTTCAACGTGCATCCGGCCGAGATGAGTCTCGGCATCACCGCGTATCTGCTGACGCTCGCGGTGTTCATCCCGATTTCCGGCTGGGCCGCCGACCGCTTCGGTTTGCGCACGGTGTTCGGCAGCGCGATCGCCGTTTTCACGGCCGCTTCCGTGCTGTGCGCAACGACTTCGACCCTGCCCGCGTTCGCAGC
Encoded here:
- the gnd gene encoding phosphogluconate dehydrogenase (NAD(+)-dependent, decarboxylating), with translation MRLHAGTRLRRSEKADRTRQTQRQGVTDMQIGIVGLGRMGGNIGRRLMRDGHQCVVYDHSPQATDALASEGATGAKDLGDLVAKLATPRVVWLMLPAGKITEDTLNDLRQILSPDDVIIDGGNSFYKDDIRRAAELKAQGLHYVDVGTSGGIWGLERGYCMMIGGDDAVVNRIDPILATLAPGRGDIPLTPGRDGRDARVENGYMHCGPVGSGHFVKMVHNGIEYGLMQAYAEGFHILKHKESTELPENERYTLDLADVAEVWRRGSVVSSWLLDLTAGALAGDGSLERYSTEVADSGEGRWTIEAAIEEAVPAQVLSAALYTRFRSRDAEAFPERMLSAMRFGFGGHKEFGVK
- the tkt gene encoding transketolase; the encoded protein is MSQATPKSSADLDTLTINTIRTLSMDAVQKANSGHPGTPMALAPVAFHLWQNHLRYDPDAPLWPNRDRFVLSVGHASMLLYSLLHLSGVKEVDEFGKPTGKPAISIDDIKNFRQLDSKTPGHPEYRMTTGVETTTGPLGQGLGNSVGMAMAARWKEAHFNKSDSPLFDYRVYALCGDGDMMEGISHEAASIAGHLKLSNLIWIYDSNRITIEGHTDLAYSDDVEARFHGYNWNTLHVDDANDAAALEAAINKAKATTDKPTLIVVKSIIGWGAPNKQDTAAAHGEPLGADEIKAAKRAYGWPEDAQFLVPDGVVQHFADGMGARGKAAHEAWKKQFDSYGKDYPDLAKQLTLMLEAKLPEGWEKSIPTFEPDEKGIATRESSGKVLNAIAQSIPWLIGGAADLSPSTKTNLKFDGAGSFEATSYDGRNLHFGIREHGMGSVANGLALSNMRPYASTFLIFSDYMKPPIRLSAIMELPVVYVFTHDSIGVGEDGPTHQPIEQLASLRGVPGLTTLRPADANEVGEAWRVALSYHKEPSCIVLTRQPLPTFDRKKYASAEGVRRGAYVLADTEGGKTPEVLLLATGSEVALCVGVYEKLKAEGIAARVVSMPSWDLFEKQDEAYKESVLPNAVNARVAVEQAGTLGWDRYVGRLGTVLAMHTFGASAPLKALQAKFGFTPERVYEEAKKQIERVKHNGKE
- a CDS encoding NADP(H)-dependent aldo-keto reductase, producing the protein MKYRKLGDSGVDVSLIGLGTMTWGEQNTESEAHEQIDYALAQGVNLIDAAEMYPVPPRPETQGRTEEYIGTWLARNGGKRADIVLATKIAGPARQPHNPRHIRGAGNQFDRKNIVEAVDSSLAGLQTDYIDLYQLHWPDRSTMTFGRPNYPYIDDEYTVPIEETLAALGELVKAGKIRHIGLSNETPWGVAQFLRASEKAGLPRVVSIQNPYSLVNRVYELGLSEFTHKEGVGLLAYSPMAFGWLSGKYEGGARPAGARITLFERFQRYSKPQAIAAITSYVELAKRHGLTPAQLSLAFVNSRPFTTSTLIGATSMAQLKENIDSVNVELSEEIIAEIEALHERQPNPAP